A window from Dysidea avara chromosome 2, odDysAvar1.4, whole genome shotgun sequence encodes these proteins:
- the LOC136246090 gene encoding uncharacterized protein, whose translation MATNVGAGSIYKLKIAEDVTLEQPSVNYDYLEYLLVGLHAGYPKKRSLLKFEDIPRGDGPINYAMMYLYYQYSHKASFYSVYQAPHITRTIQAHRVLKSWRETEATSSKRDHRGVWGTEWLGLDDIDAKSQPTGQTTIRAGRPSGFVEIDITSVVREWNAGYPNYGLLIWATNEDQEGRDIRFASKSDTDVSKHPYIIMNCFSTETNPA comes from the coding sequence ATGGCTACCAACGTGGGTGCTGGTAGCATTTATAAATTGAAGATTGCGGAAGATGTGACTCTGGAACAACCATCAGTAAACTATGATTATTTGGAGTACTTGCTAGTTGGTCTACATGCTGGATATCCAAAGAAACGTTCTTTGCTGAAGTTTGAGGACATTCCACGTGGAGATGGACCTATAAATTATGCAATGATGTATCTGTACTATCAGTATTCTCACAAGGCCAGTTTTTACTCAGTTTACCAAGCACCACATATTACCCGCACTATTCAAGCCCACAGAGTCCTTAAATCATGGAGAGAAACTGAGGCAACGTCTTCAAAACGAGACCACAGAGGAGTATGGGGGACCGAGTGGCTGGGGTTGGATGACATTGATGCTAAAAGTCAGCCAACTGGTCAAACCACCATACGAGCTGGTCGACCAAGTGGCTTTGTAGAAATTGATATCACTTCTGTAGTAAGAGAATGGAATGCTGGATACCCAAACTATGGATTGCTTATCTGGGCCACAAACGAAGACCAAGAAGGGCGTGATATCAGATTTGCAAGCAAGTCAGACACTGATGTCTCCAAGCATCCCTACATTATAATGAACTGTTTTAGCACTGAAACAAATCCAGCTTGA